One genomic region from Osmerus mordax isolate fOsmMor3 chromosome 4, fOsmMor3.pri, whole genome shotgun sequence encodes:
- the pamr1b gene encoding inactive serine protease PAMR1 produces the protein MLSAGRGLKSGETHGETPTLPKHGTRNRGALDWLLFIPLLILSSVPLAAAWPYDYRYLYNHCPGPEWNVMCRGCCEYDVIRCKCPIQGTPVGYAVPCCRNAINECDPCIIHPGCSIFENCKSCNNGTWGPRDNFFVSGKYCAECRPGWTGGDCLKCGGVLRKRQGHLVLESYPTNARCEWTIQVDQLFTIEFRFMMLSLEFDHSCRYDYVEVRDGDSINSRVIGRFCGNNRPAPIQSSGNSLHVLFVSDGYKNFDGFFATFQESSACSSSPCLHDGTCILDTSYSFHCACLAGYTGRRCENVVGCRRPPVPTHGSTEGVFHHSGARVVFRCDPGYDLRGIRSAVCLADGTWSAPAPNCVPTVKFCAIPAKPAHGDHFLVYGPNDVLIALQYLCYRPYKLTGTPQRTCLHNNTWSGTPPTCVKVNNTLAEPDKDKGKGTEKDKEKVPETGSDKDPGHHTEEKEGGNRTSGEGSVGRTDPGSGHRNSTTADGEDKYIDTSLERAPGGGWDREGGGEEEPDKNSRVDETETDDSLNAVERKDTEGKLPPETPAEEHETPEPETGRDADQEITTDVTEIVVSRDKGQGERERKGEQTDESARPDQIGPNDTKQRGDTFERYWETSEITYADNITKPLDTNDVESSGNITETNSLIEETALPPRSNTSHYTPYRAAGQDLAKPTERTTGKDTADSNRAQPIEDVVVEEADIKTKEKSEEEKAENQSFSDKDCPPLPRLYHGYQELVPGLVPETVQFFCNHSYALSGDTRRTCQPNGTWSGAQPLCVRACREPKVSELVRQRVLPPQAPSRKTPVHKLYSSKLGKQAQSPGPTKGPPVLSQLPQGFHHLYTHIEYECASPFYHHSGSARRTCLKTGKWSGRHVSCSPVCGKHPTFDSQKPDGAQWPWMAAIYRRSSNAPGAPPKVDKTAGLTGSLKKGSGGGGGGARSGAEDEASDWQLVCSGSLLNQRSVVVAAHCVTELGKLYPLDAAKLKVVMGKNYRSDARETKGLQHLRVASISVHPNYDPLILDSDLAVIKLLDKARIGERVLPLCLPDTQGGEVISRQGLVTGWAPTPDPRIGAEEQARVGVVHLADVVPCEQQYARNGVPVSVTDNMLCGRQKPDYSPSNICPADTGGILILPAPSVDPGHHQDPSLGSTGGREEGRGGWRLLGLVSFGYDQGECDPDLFTVYTHIANFKDWIESNMK, from the exons gtTGCAGCATATTTGAGAACTGTAAGAGCTGTAACAATGGGACCTGGGGCCCCAGAGATAACTTCTTTGTCAGTGGGAAGTATTGTGCTGAATGTCGACCTGGCTGGACCGGGGGGGACTGCCTAA aaTGTGGAGGAGTCCTTCGTAAGCGCCAGGGTCACCTGGTTCTGGAAAGCTACCCCACCAATGCTCGCTGTGAGTGGACCATACAGGTAGACCAACTCTTCACCATTGAATTCAG GTTCATGATGCTGAGTCTGGAGTTTGACCACTCCTGTCGCTATGACTACGTGGAGGTCCGGGATGGAGACAGCATCAACTCGCGTGTGATTGGTAGATTCTGTGGGAACAACAGGCCTGCTCCTATCCAGAGCTCCGGGAACTCGCTGCATGTCCTGTTTGTGTCAGACGGCTACAAGAACTTTGACGGCTTCTTCGCCACCTTCCAGGAGagctcag cttgCAGCTCGTCGCCATGCCTACACGATGGTACTTGTATCCTGGACACGTCTTACTCCTTCCACTgtgcctgtctggctggctaCACCGGGAGGAGGTGTGAGAATG TGGTGGGATGCCGCCGGCCCCCTGTGCCCACCCACGGGTCCACCGAGGGGGTGTTCCATCACTCGGGGGCTCGTGTGGTGTTCCGCTGTGACCCCGGGTACGACCTCCGGGGAATTCGGAGCGCCGTGTGCCTTGCCGACGGCACCTGGAGCGCCCCTGCCCCAAACTGCG TGCCCACAGTGAAGTTTTGTGCTATCCCAGCCAAGCCAGCACACGGGGACCACTTCCTGGTTTATGGGCCCAACGACGTTCTCATCGCCCTGCAGTACCTGTGCTACCGACCCTACAAGCTGACAGGAACCCCTCAGAGAACATGCCTGCACAACAACACATGGAGCGGGACTCCACCCACTTGTGTTAAAG TCAATAACACACTCGCTGAGCCTGACAAAGACAAAGGAAAAGGCACAGAAAAGGACAAAGAGAAAGTTCCAGAAACAGGCTCTGACAAAGACCCAGGACACCACACcgaagaaaaggagggagggaaccgAACGTCGGGTGAGGGAAGCGTGGGCCGTACAGACCCAGGGTCAGGCCACAGAAACAGCACCACAGCAGACGGCGAGGATAAATACATAGATACCAGTCTGGAGAGAGCcccagggggaggctgggacagagagggtgggggtgaggaagaACCAGACAAAAACAGCAGAGTGGACGAAACCGAAACGGACGACAGCCTGAACGCAGTGGAGAGGAAAGACACGGAGGGCAAGCTTCCCCCAGAGACCCCCGCAGAAGAACACGAGACTCCAGaaccagagacaggaagagatgcGGATCAGGAGATAACCACAGACGTCACCGAAATAGTGGTGTCCAGGGACAAGGGTCAAGGGGagcgggagaggaaaggggagcagACAGACGAGAGCGCACGCCCCGATCAGATAGGCCCCAACGACACCAAACAGAGGGGGGACACATTCGAGAGGTACTGGGAAACGTCTGAGATCACGTACGCCGATAACATCACCAAGCCGTTGGACACGAATGACGTCGAAAGTTCCGGCAACATCACAGAGACCAACTCCCTGATCGAGGAGACCGCGCTTCCCCCGAGGAGCAACACAAGTCATTACACGCCCTACAGGGCGGCAGGTCAGGACCTCGCCAAGCCCACAGAGAGGACAACAGGGAAAGACACCGCGGACAGCAACAGGGCCCAACCCATTGAGGACGTGGTGGTGGAAGAAGCCGACATCAAGACCAAAGAGAAGTCCGAGGAGGAGAAAGCGGAGAACCAGAGCTTCAGTG ATAAggactgtcctcccctcccccgcctctaCCATGGTTACCAGGAGCTGGTGCCGGGGTTGGTGCCAGAGACCGTGCAGTTCTTCTGTAACCATTCCTACGCCCTCAGCGGCGATACACGGCGAACATGCCAACCCAACGGCACGTGGAGTGGAGCCCAACCCCTCTGTGTGAGAG cctGTCGAGAGCCAAAGGTTTCAGAGCTGGTGAGACAGCgagtcctccctccccaggctccTTCAAG GAAGACTCCCGTACACAAGCTCTACTCCTCAAAACTGGGAAAGCAGGCCCAGTCTCCTGGTCCCACGAAAGGTCCTCCAGTGCTATCCCAGCTGCCCCAAGGCTTCCaccacctttacacacacatagagtacGAGTGTGCCTCTCCATTCTACCACCACTCTGGAAGCGCACGGCGCACTTGCCTCAAGACCGGCAAGTGGAGTGGGCGTCATGTCTCCTGCTCACCAG tGTGTGGAAAGCACCCGACCTTTGATTCCCAGAAGCCGGATGGGGCCCAGTGGCCCTGGATGGCCGCCATCTACCGACGCTCCTCCAACGCACCGGGAGCCCCGCCCAAGGTGGACAAGACCGCCGGCCTGACGGGGTCACTGAAGAAGGGGtccggaggtgggggtggaggggcccgGAGCGGGGCCGAGGACGAGGCCTCTGACTGGCAGCTGGTGTGCAGCGGCTCCCTGCTGAACCAGCGCAGCGTGGTGGTGGCGGCCCACTGCGTGACCGAGCTGGGAAAGCTGTACCCTCTGGACGCAGCCAAGTTGAAGGTGGTGATGGGAAAGAACTACCGCAGTGATGCCAGGGAGACCAAGGGCTTGCAGCACCTCAGG GTGGCGTCCATCTCCGTCCACCCGAACTACGACCCTCTGATCCTGGACTCGGACCTGGCAGTCATCAAGCTGCTGGACAAGGCTCGCATCGGGGAGCGTGTGCTGCCCCTCTGCCTACCCGACAcccaggggggagaggtgatCTCCAGGCAGGGTCTGGTGACGGGCTGGGCCCCCACGCCGGACCCCCGTATCggggctgaggagcaggccaGGGTGGGCGTGGTGCACCTGGCAGACGTGGTGCCCTGTGAGCAGCAGTATGCTCGTAACGGCGTGCCGGTCAGCGTCACGGACAACATGCTCTGCGGCCGCCAGAAGCCGGACTACAGCCCGTCGAACATCTGCCCCGCGGACACCGGGggcatcctcatcctccccgcGCCCTCCGTCGACCCCGGCCACCATCAGGACCCCTCTCTCGGCAGCACcggggggcgggaggaggggcgggggggctggAGACTCCTGGGGCTGGTGAGCTTTGGGTATGACCAGGGAGAGTGTGACCCGGACCTCttcactgtgtacacacacatagccaACTTCAAAGACTGGATAGAGAGCAACATGAAATGA